The Pelotomaculum isophthalicicum JI genomic interval GAACGGCTATGGGTAGCTATGGACCGCTGGTTTATATGCAAGAATTTCTTCAACTGGCTGGCCGAACACAACTTCGACTGGGTGACCAAGGCCGGGAAAAACACCGTTTTGTATTGCAAATACTTCGATCCGGTATCCCGGAAAGAGCAATATAAGAAGGTCAACCCGAAAGAACTGCTCCGCAGCATTTATGCAAAGCTCTGCAAACTCGAAAAGGGTGGAATAATCAGCATTCCTGATGTCTACATCAAGCTTTCCTATGAAACCACCAACCGTAAAGGCGAGCCGGTGAGACGGTGGCGGTATGTCCCGATTGCAGCGGTTGCGTCTACGTACCGGAAAGAGCCGGTCACCGTGGACGGGATTCTTCAAGAGGATGATGAAAGTGCTGCCTGCCGGATGCCTACCTGTTGATCAGCAACCGGCATGACGCGCCGGAAGAAGTGGCAGCGGCTTACGTTAAACGCTGGCGGATTGAAGTGTTTTACCGCACTGCCAAACAGGAACCGGGACTCACAAATTGCCATTCGCGGTCGGAAGCTTCGCATTTTGCTCACATGGAACTGCTTTTTACCGCAGAAACCCTTCTATGCTACGCAAAATGGGAATGCAATAAAGAAGGCGCCGAAGAAGCCCTTTCCCACTGCGAAATGGTTAGATGCTTATTCAACGCCAGTCATCGGATTTGCTCTCATGAGCAACAAATCCAAGTCTATTTTGACACAACTGGCGATCGGTTTTCAAGGTTCATCGAAAAATTTTGGCCCCCACATCCATTTTTCTGGTTGTGGAATTGGTGCTATTTACCTGCAACTGCATAACTCATGTTAATTAGATTAATAACTTTATAAATTTAGGAGGAATAAATCTGAAAAGATTTCTTGCAACTCTAACTACCCTCTGTTTACTAATTATACTAGCAGCAACAATAGCTTATGCTAACCCGTCTAGTGAAAGTAATCTTAGTACCTGGGATGTCGAGCTTCAGCAGCAGAAAGCGGCTGAACAGCCATTAGCTTCGGACGAAGCAATTAAAAAGTTTAACGAAAACAAAGCAATCGCTGAACAACAAAAAGCAGAAGCGGATCAAAAAGCTATAGAAAAAATAATCCAAGGGGCGAAAACGTCAGAAGATAGCAATAAAATTTCCCCAGGCTTTGAATTGAATAAGGACAAAAGTTTAGCAACACCTGCTTCAGGATTAGTATGGTGGTATTATTTACCTAATAATGACAAATCAAAAGGTGGTTCCGGTGTAGGTTGGAGTGGTTCTTCTTGGGCGGCCTCCGATGATATCAGAAATGGTTCGAGAGCGGAACTATATGGTGCCTATTGGGCAAAAGCTTGGGGATGGAATTACTACACACCCTCTACGACAGGGAACTATTCTGTATTAACTAAGTTTTATGTTACAGGACGTATTATTAGCGGTAGTTCATTAGCGGTAAGAGTTAAAGTTACTGACACCACTACTGGTCAAACCGTAACAAGAACTATTTTTAACCCCGGTGCCGGGTATTACAATAATCAATGCGTTGAAGAAGCGGAACAATTTTACTTACAAGGTGGGCATAGATACGCGTTCACATTTGAGACGGAAACTAATTCAAGTGCTCTAGCCTCCGCAACATTTAGCGATTTCTACGAAAAGGAAATAGGAGGGGTACAGCGAAAAATCTATTTCTATAGTATGAGTTTGTCCAATTAAGAGGTGACTGATGGATTTTAGCATTATTATAGGATTGTTGCTATTTATAGCGTTAGTTTACTATTTTTATCAAGCATATACTTCACAGAAAAACAAAAAGAGGATTGTGGATTTGTTAGCAGTAGGCGTTATTCTTTGGGTAGCCCCAAAATTAAGTACTTACATTAACAAAGAACCATTCGAGGTAAGTGGAATATTGATATTCGCTTATGGATGGGGAATATTTATCATTGAGAAATTCTGGGAAGGGTTTGATGGAAAGAAGTAAAAATCACCTAAAGAAAAGGGCTGAATCAAGTGCCGCCATTCGCGCTATTTGACTTTGCCAGTGTAAATCCTCTATGTCCATCAGTATTTCGCTAAGACTCTATTTGA includes:
- a CDS encoding transposase, with the protein product MHQPVCFQPFFPKPFEWLQFAVGRVQRLQERPESRLSEGDVIALDDTKVAHPFGKKLPFLCWLFDSSTRNHVWCMNLISTYAVLKNGLEYPLFWRFWRKTESRNDKQTKLELARKMLLDLRSTWRERLWVAMDRWFICKNFFNWLAEHNFDWVTKAGKNTVLYCKYFDPVSRKEQYKKVNPKELLRSIYAKLCKLEKGGIISIPDVYIKLSYETTNRKGEPVRRWRYVPIAAVASTYRKEPVTVDGILQEDDESAACRMPTC
- a CDS encoding transposase; the encoded protein is MISNRHDAPEEVAAAYVKRWRIEVFYRTAKQEPGLTNCHSRSEASHFAHMELLFTAETLLCYAKWECNKEGAEEALSHCEMVRCLFNASHRICSHEQQIQVYFDTTGDRFSRFIEKFWPPHPFFWLWNWCYLPATA